One Bradyrhizobium sp. ISRA464 genomic window carries:
- a CDS encoding CoA transferase, whose protein sequence is MAGPLHGVRVLDLTGVVSGPFATMFLADQGADVLKIEPIGGDITRRSRATIDKEGEFSALFISSNRGKRSLSIDVKSGSGREVLARLVAQADVLVQNFRPGTMERLGLGVAELRQRHPRLIYVSISGVGDSGPYVKKRVYDPIIQGLSGFADIQSQPVTNRPQMIRTIVCDKTTAVFTAQAVAAALYAREKTGQGDHIQVAMLDAMISYLWPEGMMQYTVIGAEAAAADPNDRPDLVFKTSDGYITAGTISDSEWQGFCRASGDPELANDPRFATPSARSVNATARINKMAEYIGQRTTAEWLERLDAADVPCAPILRRGEIIYNEQVVARGIIAEFDQPKVGRVRQPKPAARFEVNQVAIGGPAPRVGEHSREVLRELGYDDGAIDKMVAERALRVAV, encoded by the coding sequence ATGGCCGGCCCACTTCACGGCGTTCGTGTTCTGGACTTGACCGGCGTGGTGTCGGGCCCATTCGCGACCATGTTTCTGGCGGATCAGGGCGCCGACGTGCTGAAGATCGAGCCGATTGGCGGCGATATCACCCGCCGCAGCCGCGCCACCATCGACAAGGAAGGCGAGTTCTCCGCGCTGTTCATCTCGTCAAACCGTGGCAAGCGTTCGCTGTCGATCGATGTCAAGAGCGGGTCCGGGCGTGAGGTGCTCGCCAGGCTGGTCGCGCAGGCCGACGTCCTGGTGCAGAATTTCCGGCCCGGCACCATGGAGCGCCTTGGTCTCGGCGTCGCGGAATTGCGTCAGCGCCATCCGCGTCTGATCTACGTCTCGATCAGCGGCGTCGGAGATAGCGGCCCTTATGTGAAGAAGCGGGTCTATGATCCGATCATTCAGGGCCTGTCCGGCTTTGCCGATATCCAGTCGCAGCCGGTCACGAACCGGCCGCAGATGATCCGCACCATCGTATGTGACAAGACAACAGCGGTGTTCACCGCGCAGGCTGTGGCGGCGGCGCTCTATGCGCGTGAGAAGACGGGGCAGGGCGACCACATCCAGGTTGCGATGCTGGATGCGATGATCTCGTATCTGTGGCCGGAAGGCATGATGCAGTACACGGTGATCGGCGCCGAGGCGGCCGCCGCCGATCCGAATGATCGGCCGGATCTCGTGTTCAAGACGAGCGACGGTTACATCACCGCGGGCACCATCTCCGATTCCGAATGGCAGGGTTTCTGTCGCGCCTCCGGCGATCCCGAGCTTGCCAATGATCCCCGCTTTGCGACCCCATCGGCGCGTTCGGTCAACGCCACGGCGCGAATCAACAAGATGGCGGAGTACATCGGCCAGCGCACGACAGCCGAATGGCTGGAGCGCCTGGACGCCGCGGACGTGCCATGTGCGCCAATCCTGCGGCGGGGCGAAATCATTTATAATGAACAGGTGGTCGCACGCGGCATCATCGCCGAATTCGATCAGCCGAAAGTCGGCCGGGTGCGGCAGCCGAAGCCGGCAGCCCGCTTCGAGGTCAACCAGGTTGCGATCGGCGGACCGGCTCCCAGGGTCGGCGAGCATTCGCGCGAGGTGCTGCGCGAGCTGGGGTACGACGACGGCGCCATCGACAAAATGGTCGCTGAGCGCGCCCTGCGCGTGGCCGTATAG